From the Synergistaceae bacterium DZ-S4 genome, one window contains:
- a CDS encoding RnfABCDGE type electron transport complex subunit D — MERLLAVSSSPHIHAPQDTRTIMAWVLAALAPAGLAGIYFFGFRAAAVMAVCVASCKISEYVWQKLAKQAMTVGDLSAAVTGLLLAYNLPPSIPFWMAAAGSVFAIIVVKQFFGGIGCNIVNPALAGRAFMISSWPVPMTFWTLDGVSGATPLAMIKEGSMENLPGMYDLFIGHVGGCIGETSAAALLVGFAILLYKGIIGWYIPAVYIGTVAALTAVMGRPAGPLYEVMAGGLFLGAIFMATDYTTSPMTKRGQVIFAFGCGLLTSLIRVFGGYPEGVSYSILIMNLTVPLIDKFTKPRIFGEVKKHG, encoded by the coding sequence ATGGAAAGGCTGCTTGCAGTATCAAGCTCACCTCATATACATGCCCCGCAGGACACAAGGACAATAATGGCATGGGTTCTTGCCGCTCTTGCTCCGGCAGGGCTGGCGGGGATATATTTCTTCGGATTCAGGGCCGCGGCCGTCATGGCGGTCTGCGTAGCAAGCTGCAAGATATCCGAGTATGTCTGGCAGAAGCTGGCAAAGCAGGCCATGACCGTCGGAGACCTCTCCGCTGCTGTGACGGGACTGCTCCTTGCATACAACCTTCCGCCCTCCATCCCTTTCTGGATGGCGGCGGCAGGAAGCGTATTCGCGATAATCGTTGTCAAGCAGTTTTTCGGAGGCATCGGATGCAACATCGTCAACCCTGCTCTTGCCGGAAGGGCCTTCATGATATCAAGCTGGCCCGTACCTATGACATTCTGGACTCTTGACGGCGTCTCCGGCGCTACTCCCCTTGCCATGATCAAAGAGGGTTCTATGGAGAACCTCCCGGGGATGTATGATCTGTTTATCGGACATGTAGGAGGCTGCATAGGCGAAACTTCAGCGGCAGCCCTTCTTGTCGGTTTCGCCATACTGCTCTATAAGGGCATAATCGGCTGGTATATCCCTGCAGTCTATATCGGAACAGTAGCCGCCCTGACCGCTGTTATGGGAAGACCTGCAGGACCTCTCTACGAGGTGATGGCCGGAGGGCTTTTCCTCGGCGCGATCTTTATGGCAACGGACTACACTACCTCACCGATGACAAAAAGGGGACAGGTGATATTTGCATTCGGGTGCGGGCTCCTTACCTCTCTGATCAGGGTCTTCGGAGGCTACCCCGAGGGAGTCTCTTATTCGATACTTATCATGAACCTTACAGTACCTCTGATAGACAAATTTACAAAGCCCCGCATATTCGGGGAGGTGAAGAAACATGGCTAA
- the rsxC gene encoding electron transport complex subunit RsxC codes for MKLPSFWGGIHPPQKKDATSDKKIEQYLPKGELVFPMAQNLGAPCQPVVKKGDRVLMGQKLGDSEAFVSAPILSSVSGTVKDIGLRMTSAGIYENCVIIENDNNYEKDPSWAPIENYPEADPREYLKRIREAGIVGFGGATFPTVVKLSPPPDRVIKWLIVNGVECEPYINCDNRLMLEEPEKIAEGLNLLLRLFPEAEGVIGIENNKPDAIKTMESEISKQGSNKISVVPLEVKYPQGAEKMLIEAVTKQEYVMTALPADVGCIILNVRTIHQIREAIAAGEPALTRIITVTGEAVAEPKNLLVPLGTSMREMIEFCGGFKEQPVKVISGGPMMGVSLRSIDIPVVKSTSGILALTASVAHLAAESACIRCGRCIEGCPMGLMPSVLNPLVLMRDYKAFEETGGMNCIECGSCSYVCPANRHLTQSFRDGKSTVMAMRRKAAVK; via the coding sequence ATGAAACTTCCGTCATTCTGGGGAGGGATACATCCGCCTCAGAAAAAAGATGCGACATCAGACAAGAAGATCGAACAATACCTGCCCAAAGGCGAGCTAGTATTTCCGATGGCCCAGAATCTGGGCGCCCCGTGCCAGCCGGTGGTGAAAAAGGGCGACCGCGTGCTCATGGGACAGAAACTGGGGGACAGCGAGGCCTTTGTTTCGGCTCCCATACTCTCTAGCGTATCCGGAACAGTCAAAGATATCGGACTTAGGATGACATCCGCGGGGATATATGAGAACTGCGTCATCATCGAAAATGACAACAACTACGAAAAAGACCCCTCATGGGCTCCGATCGAAAATTATCCCGAAGCTGACCCAAGGGAGTACCTTAAGCGGATAAGAGAGGCCGGGATAGTAGGTTTCGGAGGAGCGACATTCCCTACCGTAGTCAAGCTTTCCCCGCCGCCTGACAGAGTGATCAAGTGGCTGATAGTCAACGGTGTGGAATGTGAACCCTACATAAACTGCGACAACCGCCTGATGCTTGAAGAACCCGAAAAGATCGCGGAGGGGCTGAACCTCTTGCTGAGGCTCTTCCCGGAAGCGGAGGGCGTGATAGGGATCGAGAACAACAAACCCGATGCGATAAAGACAATGGAGTCTGAGATCTCAAAGCAGGGCAGCAATAAGATCTCTGTCGTCCCCCTTGAGGTAAAGTACCCCCAGGGAGCGGAAAAGATGCTGATCGAGGCCGTCACTAAACAGGAATATGTTATGACAGCCCTTCCCGCAGATGTGGGATGCATCATCCTGAACGTACGGACCATACATCAGATAAGGGAGGCCATAGCAGCGGGAGAACCTGCCCTGACAAGAATAATCACCGTCACGGGCGAAGCCGTGGCAGAACCCAAAAATCTCCTGGTCCCCCTTGGCACTTCGATGCGCGAAATGATTGAATTCTGCGGCGGATTTAAGGAACAGCCTGTCAAGGTGATTTCAGGCGGCCCCATGATGGGAGTCTCCCTCCGTTCGATCGACATCCCTGTAGTCAAAAGCACATCAGGGATCCTTGCCCTTACAGCCTCGGTGGCACATCTCGCCGCTGAATCGGCGTGCATCAGGTGCGGACGCTGCATAGAAGGATGCCCGATGGGACTGATGCCCAGCGTACTGAATCCGCTGGTCCTTATGAGGGACTACAAAGCTTTTGAGGAGACCGGAGGCATGAACTGCATCGAATGCGGATCATGCTCCTATGTCTGTCCGGCAAACAGGCATCTTACCCAGTCCTTCAGGGACGGAAAATCAACTGTCATGGCAATGCGCAGAAAGGCGGCGGTCAAATAA
- a CDS encoding ABC transporter ATP-binding protein has protein sequence MEDKKYPLVRMNNIDKIFYGSYANRDVDFELLSGEVHSILGENGAGKTTLMNCLAGIYLPDAGTIEIEGRPVMLTNPRLAIENGIGMVHQHFMLVPVFTVWENMVLGLKDEPLNLNKSGIIEKIRGLSDKYGLKVDPESKIWQLSIGEQQRVEILKMLYRGTKVLILDEPTSVLTPQETRELFRTVRNMVSNGHGIVLISHKIEEIMEVSDRLTILRKGVKVATVPAKGISKEEIAEMMVGHQLEGIVIPEDRPEPGDTILECRGVCVKNDRNIQALTDLTLSLRAGEVLGVAGVDGNGQEELCEVLAGLRIPENGVIVIGGKDITGSCARDFINSGVSYIPADRKGVGLIPNMNLEENMPLKHYWEPPIETKKYFMDWKYISKFASERVKKYDVLAPSMRAPVRILSGGNLQKLMLSREISDETKVIIAMQPTWGLDVGAAEFVHQRLMEARDKGVAILLISKDLQELMSISDRLAVIYSGSIVGMIDDPRSTDAETLGLMMAGVKPGS, from the coding sequence ATGGAAGATAAAAAATACCCGCTCGTAAGGATGAATAATATCGATAAGATCTTCTACGGCTCATACGCAAACAGAGATGTTGACTTTGAGCTCTTAAGCGGAGAGGTCCACAGCATCCTCGGGGAAAACGGAGCAGGAAAGACAACTCTGATGAACTGCCTCGCGGGCATCTATCTGCCTGACGCAGGGACCATTGAGATCGAGGGCCGGCCGGTGATGCTTACTAACCCGCGTCTGGCGATAGAGAACGGCATAGGTATGGTCCACCAGCATTTTATGCTTGTACCGGTCTTCACTGTATGGGAAAACATGGTCCTCGGCCTCAAAGACGAACCCCTGAACCTGAACAAGAGCGGGATCATAGAAAAGATCCGCGGACTCTCCGATAAATACGGACTTAAAGTAGATCCGGAATCTAAGATATGGCAGCTTTCCATAGGCGAGCAGCAGCGGGTCGAAATACTGAAGATGCTTTACAGGGGAACAAAGGTCCTGATACTGGACGAACCCACCTCGGTCCTTACGCCCCAGGAGACGAGAGAACTTTTCCGTACCGTCAGAAACATGGTCAGCAACGGCCATGGGATCGTCCTCATCTCGCATAAAATCGAAGAGATAATGGAGGTATCGGACAGGCTCACGATCCTCAGAAAAGGGGTAAAGGTAGCTACAGTTCCCGCAAAGGGCATCTCGAAAGAGGAGATCGCAGAAATGATGGTAGGTCATCAGCTTGAAGGGATCGTCATCCCTGAGGACAGGCCCGAGCCCGGTGATACCATCCTCGAGTGCAGGGGGGTCTGCGTGAAAAATGACCGAAACATCCAGGCCCTGACGGACCTGACTCTTTCACTCAGAGCGGGCGAAGTCCTCGGAGTTGCCGGCGTTGACGGCAACGGTCAGGAAGAACTCTGCGAGGTGCTTGCGGGGCTCAGGATCCCCGAAAACGGTGTGATAGTCATAGGAGGTAAAGATATCACAGGATCCTGCGCAAGGGACTTCATAAATTCAGGTGTAAGCTACATCCCTGCCGACAGAAAGGGAGTGGGGCTCATTCCCAACATGAACCTCGAAGAGAACATGCCCCTCAAACATTACTGGGAGCCTCCCATTGAGACTAAGAAGTATTTTATGGACTGGAAGTACATTTCCAAATTTGCATCAGAAAGGGTCAAAAAATATGACGTGCTGGCCCCGTCAATGCGCGCGCCCGTAAGGATCCTGTCGGGCGGAAATCTCCAGAAACTTATGCTTTCCAGGGAGATCTCGGACGAGACAAAGGTGATAATTGCGATGCAGCCGACCTGGGGACTTGATGTAGGGGCGGCTGAGTTCGTGCATCAGAGACTGATGGAGGCAAGGGATAAAGGGGTCGCAATACTGCTCATCTCCAAGGACCTTCAGGAACTCATGTCGATATCCGACAGGCTGGCCGTCATATACAGCGGTTCGATAGTCGGGATGATAGACGATCCGCGCAGTACCGACGCGGAGACCCTCGGGCTGATGATGGCAGGCGTGAAGCCGGGATCATAA
- a CDS encoding DMT family transporter, whose translation MMLSYALALSVVFIWSVTFVSTKILLEYLSPTEILFYRYVIAYLLFFAASPKVLWPRSFRDEAKFALAGFLGVTLYFLCENFALLYSTASNVSLLVSTAPMLTGLVAHFMTKNEKITANFIYGCVFGLAGVFLIVFNGHFLLELNPVGDLLAMIAALSFAFYSIIIRDFNYSSYSAAVITRKTFFYSLVTLIPLLFTPLFDWEPEVLMRGEVMGHLFFLGLFASALCFLFWNKVIWALGAVRANNLIYLLPPMSMASAAVILNEKITLLAAGGGLLILLGVYLSQKRVPDPGKDPEHLEPAENI comes from the coding sequence ATGATGCTGAGTTATGCTTTGGCTCTCTCCGTGGTATTTATATGGAGCGTTACTTTCGTTTCGACAAAAATACTTCTCGAGTATTTGTCTCCCACGGAGATACTCTTTTACAGGTATGTCATCGCCTATCTTCTCTTTTTTGCGGCAAGCCCCAAGGTCTTGTGGCCTCGGAGTTTCCGTGATGAGGCCAAGTTTGCCCTCGCGGGTTTTCTGGGCGTCACACTCTACTTCCTGTGTGAGAATTTCGCCCTTTTGTACAGTACGGCATCGAACGTCTCGCTTCTTGTCTCGACAGCTCCTATGTTGACAGGGTTGGTCGCCCACTTTATGACAAAGAATGAAAAGATAACGGCTAATTTTATATATGGCTGTGTCTTCGGACTTGCGGGAGTATTTTTGATAGTCTTCAATGGTCATTTTTTGCTTGAACTTAATCCCGTCGGAGATCTCCTGGCGATGATCGCAGCGCTTTCATTTGCCTTCTACTCGATAATTATAAGGGATTTCAATTATTCTTCTTACTCAGCGGCAGTGATAACGAGGAAGACTTTTTTTTACTCGCTCGTCACACTTATCCCGCTGCTCTTTACCCCGCTGTTCGATTGGGAACCGGAGGTCCTTATGAGGGGAGAAGTAATGGGACACCTTTTCTTCCTGGGACTTTTCGCGTCCGCCCTTTGTTTTCTGTTCTGGAACAAGGTCATATGGGCACTTGGCGCAGTGAGGGCCAATAATCTTATCTATCTGCTGCCTCCGATGTCCATGGCATCGGCCGCGGTGATACTGAATGAGAAGATCACCCTGCTGGCCGCCGGCGGCGGTCTGCTCATACTTCTCGGTGTCTACCTTTCACAAAAAAGAGTCCCGGACCCCGGGAAGGATCCGGAGCATCTTGAGCCGGCCGAGAACATCTGA
- a CDS encoding serine O-acetyltransferase, whose product MSAWEYIKSDFEAAMRNDPAIPKGIRGVLEVVLCTPGFLAITFHRAFHFMHSTLHIPVLPRFLSLIVRWWTGIEIHPGAKIGKGFFIDHGAGVVIGETAEVGDNVTLYQGVTLGGTGNEKGAKRHPTLESNVFVGSGAKILGPITVGANSRIGANSAVLKDVPKNATVTGMRARIIKIDGKRVSECSACMNPEELWAKLLRVEEEMALLKKEIRHLKGEKENHVSPSHVEVEILHKGKE is encoded by the coding sequence ATGTCAGCTTGGGAATATATAAAAAGTGATTTTGAAGCAGCCATGCGCAACGACCCTGCGATACCGAAGGGAATAAGGGGAGTTCTTGAAGTCGTGCTCTGTACTCCGGGATTTCTGGCGATAACATTCCACAGGGCATTCCACTTCATGCATTCGACTCTTCACATACCGGTGCTGCCACGTTTCCTCTCACTGATCGTGAGGTGGTGGACAGGGATCGAGATCCACCCGGGGGCAAAGATCGGCAAGGGCTTCTTTATCGACCACGGAGCAGGGGTAGTCATAGGAGAGACAGCCGAGGTCGGGGACAACGTGACCCTCTACCAGGGAGTGACACTTGGCGGGACCGGAAACGAGAAGGGTGCAAAGAGGCATCCAACCCTCGAATCAAACGTCTTCGTGGGAAGCGGCGCAAAAATTTTAGGACCAATAACGGTCGGGGCAAACTCCAGGATCGGGGCAAACAGCGCAGTACTCAAAGATGTCCCCAAAAACGCAACTGTTACCGGGATGAGAGCAAGGATCATCAAGATCGACGGCAAAAGGGTGAGCGAATGCTCGGCCTGCATGAACCCCGAAGAGCTGTGGGCCAAACTTCTGAGGGTGGAAGAAGAGATGGCTCTGCTGAAGAAGGAGATCAGGCACCTGAAAGGAGAAAAGGAAAACCATGTCTCCCCCTCGCATGTGGAGGTCGAGATCCTGCACAAAGGTAAGGAATGA
- the xth gene encoding exodeoxyribonuclease III produces MSLVRIGTFNVNSVKSRIPVLESFLASEEAPDILCLQETKCRDEEFPKEFFEDLGYHCLFRGMKSYNGVAVISRIEPDEAAFGLGDGLAEPEREESELSRVILARYGELNILNTYIPQGKEIDNPDYAYKLKFFRRVRGLFERKFTPKDRLLWLGDLNVAPTDLDVANPKNKTNHVCFHSDVKKAFADVMSWGFVDIFRKHLPGDGEYSFWDYRIKDSLSRNIGWRIDHIIGTEFMAGASRKVRVERSLRAMERPSDHTAVVGSFEI; encoded by the coding sequence ATGTCTCTGGTCAGAATAGGTACTTTCAACGTGAATTCCGTAAAAAGCAGGATCCCCGTACTTGAAAGCTTCCTCGCCTCGGAAGAGGCTCCGGATATCCTCTGTCTTCAGGAAACCAAATGCCGTGACGAGGAGTTTCCAAAAGAATTTTTTGAAGATCTTGGTTACCATTGCCTTTTCAGGGGTATGAAATCGTACAACGGCGTCGCGGTGATCTCGAGGATCGAACCCGATGAGGCGGCATTCGGCCTTGGTGACGGCTTGGCGGAGCCTGAAAGGGAGGAATCGGAGCTGTCCAGGGTTATACTTGCAAGGTATGGGGAACTGAATATCCTGAACACATACATCCCCCAGGGAAAAGAGATCGACAACCCGGACTACGCCTATAAGCTCAAATTTTTCCGGAGGGTGAGGGGCCTTTTTGAAAGGAAGTTCACCCCGAAGGACAGGCTTTTGTGGCTCGGCGACCTGAACGTGGCGCCGACAGATCTTGATGTGGCAAACCCTAAAAACAAGACGAACCACGTCTGTTTCCACAGCGATGTCAAAAAGGCATTTGCGGATGTTATGTCATGGGGCTTCGTCGACATCTTCAGGAAACATCTCCCGGGGGATGGAGAATACTCTTTCTGGGATTACAGGATAAAGGATTCACTTTCACGGAATATAGGCTGGAGGATAGACCACATAATCGGAACGGAGTTTATGGCCGGGGCAAGCAGGAAGGTCCGGGTCGAAAGATCGCTGAGGGCTATGGAGCGGCCCTCAGATCACACTGCGGTCGTGGGTTCCTTCGAGATCTGA
- a CDS encoding lytic transglycosylase domain-containing protein, protein MRKIFVPQAAALLAVLTIVALSPNRGACSVQANKTLSNTSAEGTIITTTYETKDDEGKLVVKTTSSVKKKETANPRAASGKDPQTEISHGGLDVSVVSALDRMGLTREHIDKWVGSHPNSTLKELAKMSAGRQRKVANIATFIRSINKKISPMIAWREASALVYYSSKYNVPTDLSVGIAKTESLFNPSAVSSRGAMGVMQVMWKVHHGMLSARGIATTRDHMFDPERGVEAGVLLLSRYINAYGTVQKALNRYYGGISVSYLKKVNNNMAMLQRHSEKTGF, encoded by the coding sequence ATGCGGAAGATTTTTGTTCCGCAGGCCGCAGCGCTGCTAGCAGTCCTCACTATAGTAGCACTTTCTCCCAATAGGGGGGCATGCAGCGTGCAGGCAAACAAAACACTAAGCAACACCTCTGCTGAAGGAACGATCATCACCACGACCTATGAAACAAAGGATGATGAGGGAAAGCTCGTAGTAAAAACTACATCTTCGGTAAAAAAGAAAGAGACCGCTAATCCCCGTGCCGCCTCAGGCAAAGATCCCCAAACCGAGATATCCCATGGAGGACTGGACGTGTCCGTCGTAAGCGCCCTGGACAGGATGGGCCTTACCCGGGAACATATCGACAAATGGGTCGGCAGCCATCCGAACTCAACTTTGAAAGAACTGGCAAAAATGAGTGCCGGCAGACAGCGCAAGGTGGCAAACATAGCCACCTTCATAAGGTCGATCAACAAAAAGATCTCTCCCATGATAGCATGGAGGGAGGCGTCGGCCCTCGTTTACTACAGTTCGAAATACAACGTCCCGACAGACCTGTCGGTAGGCATAGCGAAAACGGAGAGCCTTTTCAACCCGAGTGCTGTGAGCAGCAGGGGAGCCATGGGAGTAATGCAGGTAATGTGGAAAGTACACCACGGAATGCTTAGCGCGAGAGGAATAGCTACTACCAGGGACCATATGTTTGACCCGGAACGCGGAGTGGAGGCCGGAGTCCTTCTGCTCTCCCGCTACATCAACGCATACGGGACGGTCCAGAAGGCACTCAACAGGTACTACGGGGGGATCTCCGTATCTTACCTGAAAAAGGTCAACAACAATATGGCTATGCTCCAGCGCCACTCTGAAAAAACGGGGTTCTGA
- a CDS encoding DMT family transporter — MRTNSEELKGGLLVVAAGMCWGMTGTVQALAPEKATSLTIGSARVFGAGLLLLIWILFRRRKILSEKKWDRAGLLLAAFGLTAYQFAFFSAVRLTGVAIGTMVAIGSAPVLAGILGRVFFKECLSPRWFISTLLAITGCFLLVAAGNSDFSSVSIPGALLAFGAALSYALEGAGLRLIGTKDPVETVSLISILSALMALPWLITGDISWIFSLRGMICIFFLSVLTTILPFSLFAKGIGKITLGKAYTLSLSEPMTAWVLSTFLLGEKLSLLGSAGVFILFSGIIALACDRNK; from the coding sequence ATGAGAACCAACAGTGAAGAGCTAAAGGGAGGCCTCCTTGTCGTTGCCGCGGGAATGTGCTGGGGAATGACGGGGACTGTCCAGGCCCTCGCACCTGAAAAGGCGACTTCTCTTACGATCGGCTCCGCAAGGGTATTCGGAGCCGGGCTGCTGTTGCTGATATGGATCCTCTTCCGCCGCAGAAAGATACTCAGCGAAAAAAAGTGGGACCGGGCCGGGCTACTTCTTGCGGCATTCGGATTGACAGCATATCAGTTTGCCTTCTTTTCCGCGGTAAGGCTTACCGGGGTCGCGATCGGAACGATGGTGGCCATCGGATCGGCTCCTGTGCTTGCAGGAATACTGGGCAGGGTTTTTTTCAAAGAATGCCTCTCCCCCAGATGGTTCATATCCACACTGCTGGCGATAACCGGATGTTTTCTTCTTGTCGCGGCGGGAAACAGCGATTTCAGCTCCGTTAGCATCCCGGGCGCCCTGCTCGCTTTCGGAGCCGCCCTCTCCTACGCGCTCGAGGGAGCTGGACTCAGGCTGATCGGAACAAAGGATCCCGTCGAAACTGTCTCCCTCATCTCGATATTAAGCGCGCTGATGGCGCTGCCCTGGCTGATAACTGGAGACATATCATGGATATTCAGCCTTCGCGGGATGATATGCATATTCTTCCTCTCAGTCCTTACAACGATACTTCCCTTCTCCCTTTTCGCAAAAGGCATAGGAAAAATTACCCTCGGTAAGGCTTACACTCTCTCCCTTTCGGAACCTATGACCGCGTGGGTCCTCTCCACCTTCCTTCTGGGAGAGAAACTCTCCCTTCTCGGATCTGCCGGGGTCTTCATCCTTTTCAGCGGGATAATCGCTCTTGCCTGTGACAGAAATAAATAA
- a CDS encoding alanine--glyoxylate aminotransferase family protein, with amino-acid sequence MIPTKKLVMIPGPVPVSASVLSKLGSEVKAHTDPDFVAEFQELLAELRSITNCEGIAFLVAGSGTMGMEMAIANIANEKDKVLVCSNGHFGDRYISICKNRGLDISTIEAEWGMSVTPEEVDRKLSEGGYTVAVVTHVETSTGVELPLKEMACMMKEKHPEVLFVVDGVAAGGGVEVDMAWGIDVYFTCSQKALCCVPGMSVVWTGKRALKKREEMGSIRESYVDYARWIPVMTDTKKYWGTPAVNNISALKESVRIMLEEGLDERYRRHREHACLIAEAMSALGFRTLAKEGYRSPTLSIFLYPEKMPVDDAGFRAACAAEGALVAACLGDYAGKGFRMGHMGNLDKHMLISGVAAIERAAISCGLEAEPGAALAVMQRGLAGK; translated from the coding sequence ATGATTCCGACAAAAAAACTGGTAATGATCCCGGGTCCCGTGCCTGTTTCCGCAAGCGTGCTGAGCAAGCTTGGAAGCGAGGTCAAGGCACACACTGACCCGGATTTTGTGGCAGAGTTCCAGGAGCTTCTGGCAGAGCTGAGATCAATAACTAACTGTGAAGGAATAGCCTTCCTGGTTGCCGGCTCGGGAACAATGGGCATGGAGATGGCGATCGCAAATATCGCAAATGAGAAGGACAAAGTGCTGGTCTGTTCAAACGGACATTTCGGAGATCGTTACATCTCCATATGCAAAAACAGGGGTCTTGATATATCAACCATTGAAGCAGAATGGGGCATGTCTGTTACTCCGGAGGAAGTGGACAGGAAACTCTCGGAAGGGGGCTATACTGTTGCGGTGGTCACCCATGTGGAGACATCCACGGGTGTTGAGCTTCCCCTTAAAGAGATGGCCTGCATGATGAAAGAGAAGCACCCCGAAGTACTCTTTGTCGTCGATGGAGTCGCTGCAGGGGGAGGTGTCGAGGTGGATATGGCCTGGGGGATAGATGTCTATTTCACCTGTTCCCAGAAAGCTCTTTGCTGTGTCCCGGGGATGTCTGTCGTCTGGACCGGAAAAAGGGCACTGAAAAAACGCGAGGAGATGGGGTCGATACGTGAGTCTTATGTCGACTACGCACGCTGGATCCCGGTAATGACAGATACAAAGAAGTACTGGGGGACCCCTGCTGTCAACAACATCTCCGCGCTCAAAGAATCTGTAAGGATAATGCTGGAAGAGGGGCTTGATGAGAGATACCGCCGCCACAGGGAGCATGCCTGCCTGATAGCGGAAGCGATGTCAGCTCTGGGCTTCAGGACCCTTGCAAAGGAGGGGTACCGCTCTCCGACCCTTTCGATCTTCCTCTATCCCGAAAAAATGCCCGTTGACGATGCCGGCTTCCGCGCCGCCTGTGCCGCAGAGGGAGCTCTCGTCGCGGCGTGCCTGGGCGATTACGCTGGAAAGGGCTTCAGGATGGGGCATATGGGCAATCTTGACAAACACATGCTCATATCGGGAGTGGCGGCAATAGAGAGAGCGGCCATTTCATGCGGGCTCGAGGCAGAACCGGGTGCTGCGCTGGCAGTAATGCAGCGGGGCCTGGCAGGAAAATAG
- a CDS encoding YhcH/YjgK/YiaL family protein, giving the protein MIYDSIDNFLSYAPKIMPGSEILLPFLEAVRSRSFENIKNMDPGVLDLRLGEYETRNAEEVPFESHRKFWDLQIVMEGEELVGYSTLEALRETSEYDPVCDITFYSGKGQMLSLGKGMMMLLSPFDGHQPGVISGNGPSRIRKIVVKLPW; this is encoded by the coding sequence ATGATTTATGACAGTATAGACAATTTCCTCAGTTATGCCCCGAAAATAATGCCGGGTTCAGAAATACTCCTACCCTTTCTTGAGGCTGTCAGATCCAGGTCGTTCGAGAATATTAAGAATATGGATCCAGGTGTTCTGGACCTTCGGTTGGGTGAGTACGAGACCCGAAACGCAGAGGAAGTCCCCTTTGAATCACACAGAAAATTCTGGGATCTGCAGATAGTAATGGAGGGCGAAGAGCTGGTGGGGTATTCCACGCTTGAAGCTCTCAGGGAGACATCCGAATACGATCCCGTATGTGATATTACCTTCTACTCCGGCAAAGGCCAGATGCTCAGTCTGGGGAAAGGCATGATGATGCTTCTCTCTCCCTTTGACGGACACCAGCCAGGCGTTATATCAGGCAATGGTCCCTCCCGGATACGCAAGATCGTTGTTAAGCTTCCCTGGTAA